In one Bradyrhizobium cosmicum genomic region, the following are encoded:
- a CDS encoding ABC transporter substrate-binding protein, translated as MSVGRSLFAATLAGMLALAASPASSQTLRYANQGELKSLDPYTLNESTTSAHLGHVYEGLVARDKDLKIIPGLAESWETPEPTRWRFHLRKNVKFHNGDPFTADDVVFSAERVRAKGSNFQSRVPADAKAIKIDDYTVDFVLTSPNPILTALWATWYIMDKKWAEANDAVAPTPAAATTPSYASLHENGTGPFMIESHQPGVKTVFKANPNWWRKPEHNLKEIVFTPIANPATRVAALLSGEVDVIEPVPVQDIERVKASPNATVLTGPELRTIFVGMDQARDELLYSNVKGKNPFKDIRVREAVYRATDVDLIKNRVMRGLSTPSALMVAPEIFSAKAFVRPKFDPDAAKKLLADAGYADGFEVTMDCPNDRYVNDAAICQAIVGMLARINIKVDLLAQPKAQYFAKVLKPGGYKTSLFMLGWTPDTLDSQNVLHDIMGCRDDPKDPNRGEANLAGYCNKEFDDLADKVLLESDTAKRDQLIKQAFEVSIKDWAYVPLHQQALAWGVSKKVKLTQRADNQVLLYWATKQDE; from the coding sequence ATGTCAGTCGGACGAAGTCTGTTTGCGGCGACGCTCGCCGGTATGCTTGCGTTGGCCGCCTCGCCGGCGTCGAGCCAGACGCTGCGCTACGCCAACCAGGGTGAGCTCAAATCGCTCGACCCCTACACGCTGAACGAGTCGACCACCAGTGCGCATCTTGGCCACGTCTATGAGGGCCTGGTCGCCCGCGACAAGGACCTGAAGATCATCCCGGGCCTTGCCGAGAGCTGGGAGACACCGGAGCCGACACGCTGGCGCTTTCACCTGCGCAAGAACGTGAAATTCCACAATGGCGACCCCTTCACCGCGGATGACGTCGTGTTCTCGGCCGAGCGCGTGCGCGCGAAGGGCTCGAATTTCCAGAGCCGTGTTCCCGCCGACGCCAAGGCGATCAAGATCGACGACTACACCGTCGATTTCGTGCTGACCTCGCCCAATCCCATCCTGACCGCGCTGTGGGCGACCTGGTACATCATGGACAAGAAATGGGCAGAGGCGAACGATGCGGTGGCGCCGACGCCGGCCGCCGCAACGACCCCGAGCTACGCCTCGCTCCATGAAAACGGCACCGGCCCCTTCATGATCGAGAGCCATCAGCCGGGCGTGAAGACCGTCTTCAAGGCCAATCCGAACTGGTGGCGCAAGCCGGAACATAATCTGAAGGAAATCGTCTTCACGCCGATCGCAAACCCGGCCACGCGTGTCGCGGCGCTGTTGTCGGGCGAGGTCGACGTGATCGAGCCGGTTCCGGTGCAGGACATCGAGCGCGTCAAGGCGAGCCCCAACGCCACCGTGCTGACGGGACCAGAACTCCGCACCATTTTCGTCGGCATGGATCAGGCGCGCGACGAACTCTTGTACTCCAACGTCAAGGGCAAAAATCCATTCAAGGACATTCGCGTCCGCGAGGCGGTTTACCGGGCGACCGATGTCGACCTGATCAAGAATCGCGTCATGCGCGGGCTGTCCACGCCATCCGCATTGATGGTCGCACCAGAGATCTTTTCGGCGAAGGCTTTCGTCCGGCCGAAGTTCGACCCCGACGCCGCCAAGAAACTTCTGGCGGACGCCGGCTATGCGGACGGCTTCGAAGTGACGATGGACTGCCCGAACGACCGCTACGTCAATGACGCAGCCATCTGCCAGGCAATCGTCGGTATGCTCGCTCGCATCAACATCAAGGTGGACCTGCTGGCCCAACCCAAGGCCCAGTATTTCGCCAAGGTGTTGAAGCCCGGCGGCTACAAAACCTCGCTGTTCATGCTGGGCTGGACCCCGGATACGCTCGACTCCCAGAACGTGCTGCACGACATCATGGGCTGCCGGGATGATCCGAAGGATCCCAATCGCGGCGAAGCCAACCTCGCCGGCTATTGCAACAAGGAGTTCGACGATCTCGCCGACAAGGTTCTCCTTGAATCCGATACGGCCAAGCGCGATCAACTGATCAAGCAGGCTTTCGAGGTCTCGATCAAGGATTGGGCCTATGTCCCGTTGCACCAGCAGGCGCTTGCCTGGGGTGTGTCGAAAAAAGTGAAACTGACCCAGCGCGCGGACAATCAGGTCCTGCTCTACTGGGCGACCAAGCAAGACGAGTAA